GCTTTATTCTTAATGTTGATGGCCGAAAAAGGGGGGACTGTTGCAGAATTACGTGCTAGTTATCCATCATACTTTATGAGTAAAAAGAAAATACAATTAACACCAGGTTTAGATGTTGATGGTATTCTTAAGGCTATGGCCGAAAAATATAAAGATGAGGAAATATCTACTATAGACGGAGTGAAAATAGATTTTGCAGAAAATTGGGTACACTTGAGAAAATCCAATACGGAACCTATTATCCGTATTTACACCGAAGCGAAGAGTCAGTCTGAAGCAGATAAACTTGCCAATCGCGTTATTGGTGAGATAAAAGAAGTTGCAGGGTTGTAACAAGCCCACCCTTCGACTAGGCTCAGGGTTGTGCTTTAAGATTTAACGCTTGGAATGTTTAATGAGATTATTCTCATTTTGATTCTGAGCGTTTTTTTGTGCATAAACTCTCTTGGAGCTTGGCCATAATTAAACACCCCTTTCAGCGCAGTCAGTTTGAAACTATTGGTCATAACTGCCCCCTTCCTGAGCACAGCCGAAGCGAGGGGTTACTGAAACTCCACAGGCACCTTATTCCTGTGTTTCCAGCGTCTATGTGTCCATAGGTAATATTCAGGTTGCTCTTTAATTTGCTGTTCAGCAAGTCGAAGAAAAGTATCGGTAATCTCATGCTTTTCCGTTGATTTTCCGGAAGTGGTTATGGGAATAAACTCGGCACTATAATAGCCCCTTTTCACTTTAGAGACTTTCAAGAAAACTACGGCAAGGTCCATTTTTCTGGCCAAACTTTCCGCTCCATTAATTACAGGAACTTTCACACCCATAAACTCCGTCCAATACTGTGCACGTGACCTCTGCGGAGATTGGTCACTTACCATACCAAAAATACCGGTTACGTTGTTCTTATAATTTAGTAATACGGTTTTAGCAGTCTCCTCTTTGGTAATTAAAGTTGTATTCCAACGAGCTCTAACCTTTTTAATCCATTGGTCAAAATAGGTGTTGCTTACCTTCTGGTAAACGGCATAACCTTTAGCATTTACATAATTATTCATGCTAACATTCCACTCCCAATTGGCGTAATGAGAACAAACAACAAGAATACTTTTTTCTTTTTCAATTTCTTGTAAAACTTCTATATTCTTAACAGTATAGCGTTTTTTTACAGTCTCTTTAGAAAGACTCATTGTTTTAACCATTTCTAAGAACATATCGCACATGTGGTGATAAAACTTCTTTTCGATGTCTTTTATTTCTGCCTTTGTTTTCTCTGGAAACACTAATTCTAGATTCTGGCGTACTACATCTTTTCGGTATCCAACAACTCGGTAGATCCAAAAGAAAACAAAATCAGAAAATCCATAAAAAAGGCGATAGGGAAGTATAGAAATTAACCATAGCAACGGATACACCAAAACAAAAACAAGCAACTGCATGAAAACTTTTTAATGCACAAATATAGCTATATTTGACACGAAATTAACTTCACAATATGAACAACCTAGATATTGCCACTATCGTGGTAATTGCAGCCAATATTTTAGTCTCTTTAAAAGGATTTAATGATACGGCTTTCTTTGAACGTTATAAATTTGGCATCGGTCAGATTCAAGCTGGCCAGAAAGACCGTATGGTTACCTCGGGTTTTTTGCATGTAGATATTGCACATCTTTTCTTCAATATGTTTACACTTTACTTTTTTGCCCCTGTAGTAGTTAGCTGGTTTGGGTCAGGAAAATTTATAGGTATCTATTTCATTAGCTTATTAGCGGGTAGTCTTTTAGCAATGTTCTTTCATAAAGACGAACCACATTATAGCGCAGTAGGGGCAAGTGGGGCAGTTACAGGCGTATTATACGCAGCTATTCTTTTGCAGCCTAATATGCAATTGGGTATTATGTTCATTCCTCTGCCAGTTCCGGCTTATGTTTTTGGTATTGGTTATTTATTGTATTCTATTTATGGCATGAAAAGCCGTTTAGGCAATATTGGACATACGGCCCATTTTGGCGGAGCCATTGGTGGGTATGTAAGTACACTTCTGTTTATGCCTCAACTACTAGTAAATGAGCCACTTATGGTAGGGTTGTTAGCTTTACCTATTATTATCCTTTTAATAATGGCCAAGTTAGGTAAGATATAAGTTGCCGTTTATCGATATTTTTTAATAAACTTCTTAGTTAACACATCAATATTTCGATAAATAGGCTAGAAAAGCCAGTTATATAGGTATTTCATCGAAAAAATACAAGACAGGTATACAGTTGAACGTAGTTTTACGTTCTGTTAGAACCCAAATCTAATAGCTTTTAAACCTACTTATAATGAAAAGACTTTCCCTCGCTGCATTAGCAGCTGTTGCATTTGTTACCTCTTGTAGCGATGAGACTACTGTGTTTAGTGATACTGAAGACAATATTTCTCTTGAAGCAAAAGAATCAGTATTAGAAAATAGTATCCTTTATGATGATGCCGGTGTACTAGAAATTAATAATACAGATGGTGCTTCAGGTAAAACATCTAAAACTATTGAAGAAATGGCAGGTGATTATCCGTTAACGTTAATTGCGCGTGTGGATCCAC
This genomic interval from Zobellia roscoffensis contains the following:
- a CDS encoding rhomboid family intramembrane serine protease is translated as MNNLDIATIVVIAANILVSLKGFNDTAFFERYKFGIGQIQAGQKDRMVTSGFLHVDIAHLFFNMFTLYFFAPVVVSWFGSGKFIGIYFISLLAGSLLAMFFHKDEPHYSAVGASGAVTGVLYAAILLQPNMQLGIMFIPLPVPAYVFGIGYLLYSIYGMKSRLGNIGHTAHFGGAIGGYVSTLLFMPQLLVNEPLMVGLLALPIIILLIMAKLGKI
- a CDS encoding lysophospholipid acyltransferase family protein, with product MQLLVFVLVYPLLWLISILPYRLFYGFSDFVFFWIYRVVGYRKDVVRQNLELVFPEKTKAEIKDIEKKFYHHMCDMFLEMVKTMSLSKETVKKRYTVKNIEVLQEIEKEKSILVVCSHYANWEWNVSMNNYVNAKGYAVYQKVSNTYFDQWIKKVRARWNTTLITKEETAKTVLLNYKNNVTGIFGMVSDQSPQRSRAQYWTEFMGVKVPVINGAESLARKMDLAVVFLKVSKVKRGYYSAEFIPITTSGKSTEKHEITDTFLRLAEQQIKEQPEYYLWTHRRWKHRNKVPVEFQ